A genomic window from Betta splendens chromosome 24, fBetSpl5.4, whole genome shotgun sequence includes:
- the LOC114849963 gene encoding kinesin-like protein KIF26A isoform X4: MTPRPATPGIPTITPTPSASKSCWVSEELLVKRQQGAEAPWGWGGVQSAYLGGGGVKALATVTPLLTNNLEGVWRVSVCRPGEQHAMGLTSNKDNMTMKRSPPTNVLQHAVHSVSTQTSQPPSAAVAFFIRAAQKLSLSHRKKSQPGPRPSPGEAPRALLYTGGFSGALQLSPPAVPPCLLRGGAKVKDTPGMGKVRVMVRICSVHSSESSESMSFLKVEVRKKQLTLCETAAGGRSSAPKTFTFDAVFSQDASQAEVCSGTVAGIIQSVVNGADGCIFCYGHANLGKTYTMIGRDCSTQSLGVAPTAISWLFKVIEEWKEKAGTRFSVRVSAVEISGSEETLTDLLADLSCSSGGSQEAPGPAVSLRQDPLCGSQLQNQTELLVTSAEQAAFYLDAALAARRSSQTPNDQKARRNSHFLFTLHLYQERADKSKKAAVSGRSRLHLLDLGSCDAGAGQCLSLSALGNVILALANGAKHIPYRDSKLTMLLSESLGNINCRTTMIAHISDSPANYMETLTTVQLASRIHRMKKKKSKYSSSSSGGDSSCEEGPSRRPPHLRPLHPRTVTLDPDTPLLLDPDYSSSSEHSCDTVIYIGPGGTTISDREVSDNEGPPSFVPIIPSLNKKQVKDAPKSDGDHLKCNTFAELQERLDCIDGSEGPAAFSTEAKVAGRTSIRTQTRAMKPDRNPLQAFSEHTSITCSNKSDDVQHTSADADKVPASPLQPHMVQLSENSDPVVQEKVYLRAGIANTPSNATVRTLPLGINLQALKHSVERVPCTVRCPVELNIVRASLLGQCLDTDLLRTTVTLHQPVELNGEDELVFTVVEDLPHAVVPDNGHPSNLLSFSGSRSLEAFTSSTLPVSIISSINDEYDAYMSQQEAVGDGEVLPQQGNKSFVGCWPSGDANTSKDRNMAAQDVPTLTLPSLQHGIKSSLNDCGVCFSELDSDPATPSKTSFTKCSPYPDLAKSSQGSVKSRAQVPHQTPHANLPKKTKPTSTAAVNTQNDLFQGSGTFNSREKVFLSVGRPPRNGITSTSSRSPGGNSNSVPRPPKAQTLSSAPRVVAGCEKSGGRRGETLIKLPQLTRVATTLGTVSVPQSPELKCSQEGPGGTLKFSSLGKKSNAQMTHLISKSACGSISPPTSVAQSSQEQSALKASNNVEKSLSSKTSIFEEEFNIRHRADSIRHRTSSLRNEQVSARTSPSLETQGAKANFPKTFGSLMSLERCDSQSGNQSELFGENSGAASGGNGKCYRSVPKLGIPTSTSTFASSSIVPQANKLGQVRGTSGSQATICGRLKSRTLSSSNPKSFSSSHKTLDYATKHNTSLPLTGKAQAQTGLRGTIMGTKQAISRAANSRVSELVAGSPIKQLGRGPGLIASDGTDSWTSNFSGSQTNTPLPSPYSKITAPRRPQRYSSGHGSDNSSVLSGELPPAMGRTALFYHSGGSSGYESMIRDSETTGSTSSAHDSMSESRASSSKSRASKSSRKRGNGFQRRRLIPAPLPDTSSLGRSKEGQWLDLKEPFEIKVYEIDDVERLQQRQEAALGSEQQFHDVEKGLLYFNTRLRMLERRQQRITELKRKHERLQVELEEAKHQLMLHPSQWSREFDVDQDLDRESQEYLEALAQTTADLESCVNLCKSRVMMETCFDIVVTRATVMQDREV, from the exons ATGACGCCCCGTCCCGCCACCCCAGGTATTCCCACCATCACCCCAACACCTTCGGCCTCAAAGAGCTGCTGGGTgagcgaggagctgctggtgaagcGGCAACAGGGAGCTGAGGCCCCCTGGGGATGGGGTGGAGTCCAGAGCGCCTACCTGGGAGGGGGAGGAGTCAAAGCGTTGGCCACAGTCACACCTCTACTTACAAACAACCTGGAAGGAGTGTGGAGGGTCTCTGTCTGCAGACCCGGGGAACAGCATGCCATG GGTTTGACTTCAAATAAAGACAACATGACCATGAAGCGTTCGCCTCCGACCAACGTCCTCCAGCATGCAGTTCATAGCGTCTCCACTCAGACCAGCCAGCCACCGTCGGCTGCTGTCGCCTTTTTCATCAG GGCGGCTCAGAAGCTCAGTCTGTCCCACAGGAAGAAGTCCCAGCCTGGGCCCCGCCCCTCACCCGGTGAGGCCCCCAGGGCTCTGCTGTACACAGGGGGCTTCAGTGGGGCCCTGCAGCTCTCCCCACCTGCCGTGCCACCATGTCTGCTCAGAGGGGGGGCAAAGGTCAAGGATACGCCAGGGATGGGCAAG GTCAGAGTGATGGTTCGGATCTGTTCGGTCCACAGCAGCGAATCCTCGGAGTCCATGTCCTTCCTCAAGGTCGAGGTCCGAAAGAAGCAGCTGACCCTGTGTGAGACAGCGGCTGGTGGGCGGTCCTCAGCACCAAAAACCTTCACATTCGATGCCGTCTTCTCCCAGGATGCGTCACAG GCCGAGGTATGTTCAGGGACGGTGGCGGGCATCATCCAGTCGGTGGTTAATGGAGCCGACGGCTGCATCTTCTGTTACGGACACGCTAACCTTG GTAAAACCTACACCATGATTGGTCGAGACTGCTCCACACAGAGTCTGGGCGTGGCTCCGACCGCCATCTCCTGGCTCTTTAAGGTGATCGAGGAGTGGAAGGAGAAGGCTGGCACTCGTTTCTCTGTCAGAGTGTCTGCTGTGGAGATCTCCGGTAGCGAGGAGACGCTCACCGACCTGCTGGCAGAcctgtcctgctcttctggGGGTTCCCAGGAGGCTCCCGGCCCAGCAGTGTCGCTGAGACAAGACCCGCTATGTGGATCACAG ctgcagaaccagacagaGCTTCTGGTGACCAGTGCAGAGCAAGCTGCGTTCTATCTGGACGCTGCCCTGGCAGCTCGGAGGAGCAGTCAGACTCCAAATGACCAGAAGGCTCGGAGGAactctcacttcctgttcacccTGCACCTCTACCAGGAGAGAGCGGACAAGAGTAAAAAGGCCGCAG TGTCGGGTCGGAGCCGTCTTCACCTCCTGGACTTGGGGAGCTGTGATGCAGGTGCAGGCCAGTGTCTGTCCCTATCTGCCCTGGGAAATGTCATCCTCGCCCTGGCCAATGGGGCCAAGCACATTCCATACAG GGACAGTAAGCTCACCATGCTGCTCAGTGAATCCCTGGGCAACATCAACTGTCGAACCACCATGATCGCTCACATCTCTGACTCCCCGGCAAACTACATGGAGACACTGACTACGGTGCAGCTGGCGTCTCGCATTCATcgcatgaagaagaagaagtcaaag tactcctccagctcctccggaGGGGACAGTTCCTGTGAGGAGGGGCCATCCCGTCGACCTCCTCATCTTCGACCCCTCCACCCTCGCACTGTGACCTTAGACCCAGACACACCCCTGCTGCTCGATCCTGACTATTCATCCAGCAGCGAGCACTCCTGCGACACAGTCATCTACATTGGGCCGGGAGGTACAACCATTTCGGATCGAGAAGTAAGCGATAATGAGGGGCCACCTTCCTTCGTCCCCATCATCCCCTCCTTGAACAAAAAGCAAGTCAAGGATGCACCCAAGTCTGATGGGGATCATCTTAAGTGTAACACATTTGCAGAGCTGCAAGAGAGGCTTGACTGTATTGATGGCAGCGAAGGCCCAGCTGCTTTCAGTACAGAGGCGAAGGTAGCAGGAAGAACATCAATTAGGACTCAAACCAGAGCCATGAAACCTGATAGGAACCCCCTCCAAGCGTTTTCAGAACACACATCGATCACATGCAGCAATAAATCTGATGATGTTCAGCACACGAGTGCAGATGCAGACAAAGTTCCAGCCAGCCCTCTTCAGCCACATATGGTCCAGCTCAGTGAGAACTCAGACCCTGTGGTTCAAGAGAAGGTCTACCTCAGGGCAGGTATAGCCAACACCCCCAGTAATGCAACTGTTAGGACTCTCCCACTGGGCATAAATCTACAAGCACTGAAGCACAGTGTGGAAAGGGTCCCTTGTACTGTCAGGTGTCCTGTTGAGCTCAACATTGTCCGGGCATCTCTGCTGGGCCAATGCCTTGACACAGATTTGCTGAGAACAACAGTGACTTTGCACCAGCCTGTTGAGTTGAACGGAGAAGATGAGCTTGTGTTTACTGTTGTAGAGGACCTTCCACATGCTGTTGTCCCAGACAACGGCCACCCCTCCAACCTCCTTAGCTTCAGTGGTTCTAGATCTTTAGAGGCCTTCACCTCGAGCACTCTCCCTGTGAGCATCATCAGCAGTATTAACGATGAGTATGATGCTTACATGTCTCAACAAGAAGCCGTGGGGGACGGGGAAGTGTTACCTCAACAAGGAAACAAGTCATTTGTTGGCTGTTGGCCCAGTGGTGATGCAAATACAAGCAAAGATAGAAACATGGCAGCACAGGATGTACCTACACTGACTCTGCCATCTTTGCAGCATGGAATCAAGAGCTCGCTGAATGACTGCGGTGTCTGTTTTTCAGAGCTGGACAGTGACCCTGCTACTCCAAGTAAAACTTCTTTTACCAAGTGCTCTCCCTACCCTGACTTAGCTAAATCTTCTCAAGGCTCTGTCAAGTCAAGAGCCCAGGTCCCCCACCAGACCCCTCATGCCAATCTTCCTAAGAAAACAAAGCCTACCTCAACTGCAGCTGTTAACACACAGAATGACTTGTTTCAGGGAAGCGGTACCTTTAACTCCAGAGAGAAGGTGTTTCTTTCTGTAGGTAGGCCGCCAAGAAATGGTATAACAAGCACTTCCTCCAGAAGCCCAGGAGGGAATAGTAATAGTGTACCTCGACCACCGAAGGCACAAACATTGTCCTCAGCCCCGAGGGTTGTGGCCGGCTGTGAGAAGTCTGGTGGCAGGCGAGGAGAGACTCTTATAAAGCTGCCACAACTCACCCGAGTTGCAACAACGCTAGGAACAGTTTCTGTCCCCCAGAGTCCAGAATTGAAATGCAGCCAAGAAGGACCAGGAGGTACTCTGAAATTCTCATCTTTAGGAAAAAAGTCAAATGCTCAGATGACCCATTTGATCTCCAAATCTGCATGTGGAAGTATCTCTCCTCCTACTTCTGTTGCACAGTCAAGCCAAGAACAAAGTGCCTTAAAAGCAAGCAACAATGTTGAAAAGTCCTTGTCTTCTAAAACATCAATCTTCGAGGAAGAATTTAACATCAGGCATCGAGCAGATTCAATCAGGCACAGAACTTCTAGTTTAAGGAATGAACAGGTCTCTGCCAGGACATCTCCCAGCCTCGAGACACAAGGAGCAAAAGCAAATTTCCCAAAGACCTTTGGGAGTCTGATGTCTCTGGAGAGATGTGACAGTCAAAGTGGAAACCAGTCTGAACTCTTCGGAGAGAACAGTGGTGCTGCCTCAGGAGGTAATGGCAAATGCTACAGATCCGTGCCAAAACTTGGGATTCCTACTTCCACCTCCACGTTTGCTTCTTCCTCTATTGTTCCACAGGCAAACAAACTGGGGCAGGTTCGAGGCACCAGTGGTTCACAAGCTACTATTTGTGGTAGATTAAAAAGTCGGACATTGTCTTCCAGCAACCCGAAGAGCTTCAGTTCTTCACACAAAACACTTGATTATGCTACTAAACACAATACCAGCTTACCGCTAACTGGTAAGGCTCAAGCTCAAACTGGGCTCAGAGGCACCATCATGGGTACAAAGCAGGCCATCAGCAGGGCAGCTAACAGCAGGGTAAGTGAACTAGTGGCTGGCAGTCCAATAAAGCAACTGGGCAGGGGACCTGGACTGATTGCAAGCGATGGCACTGACAGCTGGACCAGTAACTTCAGTgggtcacaaacaaacacgcctcTGCCGTCACCATACAGCAAGATCACAGCACCTCGAAGGCCTCAGCGCTACAGCAGTGGACACGGCAGCGACAACAGCAGCGTCCTGAGTGGGGAGCTGCCTCCCGCCATGGGCCGCACAGCCCTGTTTTACCACAGCGGTGGAAGCAGCGGCTACGAGAGCATGATCCGCGACAGTGAGACCACTGGCAGCACCTCATCAGCGCACGACTCCATGAGTGAGAGCAGAGCGTCATCATCCAAGAGCAGAGCTTCTAAATCCTCCAGGAAGAGAGGAAACG GGTTCCAGCGCCGGCGACTGATCCCAGCTCCCCTCCCTGACACCTCCTCTCTGGGCAGAAGTAAAGAGGGTCAGTGGTTGGACCTGAAGGAGCCCTTCGAGATAAAGGTGTATGAGATAGATGATGTGGAGcgtctgcagcagaggcaggaggcagCACTGGGTTCTGAG CAGCAGTTTCATGATGTTGAGAAG GGACTCCTCTACTTTAACACCCGGTTGCGGATGCTGGAGAGGCGGCAGCAGCGCATCACAGAGCTGAAGCGCAAACACgagaggctgcaggtggagctggaggaggccaagcACCAGCTGATGCTCCACCCGAGCcagtggagcagagagt TCGATGTAGACCAGGACCTGGACCGGGAGTCCCAGGAATACCTAGAGGCTCTGGCTCAGACCACAGCAGACCTGGAGTCCTGCGTCAACCTCTGCAAGTCACGCGTCATGATGGAGACCTGCTTCGACATTGTGGTAACAAGGGCCACCGTGATGCAGGACAGGGAGGTCTGA
- the LOC114849963 gene encoding kinesin-like protein KIF26A isoform X2, protein MYSQYWSSVHRRRPDHRRFTLVEGDPPLPPDSTCRRKWLHSAEEEVRKSCASRPNPEGEPGQSSGSEDELQSLCQRCHIMASQLNRQAAALADTAALKDPAYASFLFDKLQRLQFPRRGAHASVDAHCNVCGASYQQLRRLALRRALGFSRDMTPRPATPGIPTITPTPSASKSCWVSEELLVKRQQGAEAPWGWGGVQSAYLGGGGVKALATVTPLLTNNLEGVWRVSVCRPGEQHAMGLTSNKDNMTMKRSPPTNVLQHAVHSVSTQTSQPPSAAVAFFIRAAQKLSLSHRKKSQPGPRPSPGEAPRALLYTGGFSGALQLSPPAVPPCLLRGGAKVKDTPGMGKVRVMVRICSVHSSESSESMSFLKVEVRKKQLTLCETAAGGRSSAPKTFTFDAVFSQDASQAEVCSGTVAGIIQSVVNGADGCIFCYGHANLGKTYTMIGRDCSTQSLGVAPTAISWLFKVIEEWKEKAGTRFSVRVSAVEISGSEETLTDLLADLSCSSGGSQEAPGPAVSLRQDPLCGSQLQNQTELLVTSAEQAAFYLDAALAARRSSQTPNDQKARRNSHFLFTLHLYQERADKSKKAAVSGRSRLHLLDLGSCDAGAGQCLSLSALGNVILALANGAKHIPYRDSKLTMLLSESLGNINCRTTMIAHISDSPANYMETLTTVQLASRIHRMKKKKSKYSSSSSGGDSSCEEGPSRRPPHLRPLHPRTVTLDPDTPLLLDPDYSSSSEHSCDTVIYIGPGGTTISDREVSDNEGPPSFVPIIPSLNKKQVKDAPKSDGDHLKCNTFAELQERLDCIDGSEGPAAFSTEAKVAGRTSIRTQTRAMKPDRNPLQAFSEHTSITCSNKSDDVQHTSADADKVPASPLQPHMVQLSENSDPVVQEKVYLRAGIANTPSNATVRTLPLGINLQALKHSVERVPCTVRCPVELNIVRASLLGQCLDTDLLRTTVTLHQPVELNGEDELVFTVVEDLPHAVVPDNGHPSNLLSFSGSRSLEAFTSSTLPVSIISSINDEYDAYMSQQEAVGDGEVLPQQGNKSFVGCWPSGDANTSKDRNMAAQDVPTLTLPSLQHGIKSSLNDCGVCFSELDSDPATPSKTSFTKCSPYPDLAKSSQGSVKSRAQVPHQTPHANLPKKTKPTSTAAVNTQNDLFQGSGTFNSREKVFLSVGRPPRNGITSTSSRSPGGNSNSVPRPPKAQTLSSAPRVVAGCEKSGGRRGETLIKLPQLTRVATTLGTVSVPQSPELKCSQEGPGGTLKFSSLGKKSNAQMTHLISKSACGSISPPTSVAQSSQEQSALKASNNVEKSLSSKTSIFEEEFNIRHRADSIRHRTSSLRNEQVSARTSPSLETQGAKANFPKTFGSLMSLERCDSQSGNQSELFGENSGAASGGNGKCYRSVPKLGIPTSTSTFASSSIVPQANKLGQVRGTSGSQATICGRLKSRTLSSSNPKSFSSSHKTLDYATKHNTSLPLTGKAQAQTGLRGTIMGTKQAISRAANSRVSELVAGSPIKQLGRGPGLIASDGTDSWTSNFSGSQTNTPLPSPYSKITAPRRPQRYSSGHGSDNSSVLSGELPPAMGRTALFYHSGGSSGYESMIRDSETTGSTSSAHDSMSESRASSSKSRASKSSRKRGNGFQRRRLIPAPLPDTSSLGRSKEGQWLDLKEPFEIKVYEIDDVERLQQRQEAALGSEQFHDVEKGLLYFNTRLRMLERRQQRITELKRKHERLQVELEEAKHQLMLHPSQWSREFDVDQDLDRESQEYLEALAQTTADLESCVNLCKSRVMMETCFDIVVTRATVMQDREV, encoded by the exons ATGTATTCTCAGTACTGGAGCTCGGTTCATAGGCGCCGTCCGGACCACAGGAGGTTTACG CTGGTGGAGGGggaccctcctcttcctcctgactCAACGTGTCGGAGGAAGTGGCTCCATTCGGCtgaagaggaggtgaggaagagCTGCGCGTCGCGCCCGAACCCTGAAGGCGAGCCGGGCCAGTCCAGCGGATCGGAGGACGAGCTGCAGAGCCTGTGCCAGCGCTGCCACATCATGGCATCACAGCTGAACagacaagctgctgctctggccgACACCGCGGCGCTGAAG GATCCGGCCTATgcctccttcctctttgataagCTGCAGCGCCTCCAGTTCCCTCGCCGCGGGGCCCACGCTTCTGTTGATGCCCACTGTAATGTCTGCGGTGCCTCCTACCAGCAGCTGAGACGCCTCGCTCTGCGCCGGGCTCTGGGCTTCAGCAGAGACATGACGCCCCGTCCCGCCACCCCAGGTATTCCCACCATCACCCCAACACCTTCGGCCTCAAAGAGCTGCTGGGTgagcgaggagctgctggtgaagcGGCAACAGGGAGCTGAGGCCCCCTGGGGATGGGGTGGAGTCCAGAGCGCCTACCTGGGAGGGGGAGGAGTCAAAGCGTTGGCCACAGTCACACCTCTACTTACAAACAACCTGGAAGGAGTGTGGAGGGTCTCTGTCTGCAGACCCGGGGAACAGCATGCCATG GGTTTGACTTCAAATAAAGACAACATGACCATGAAGCGTTCGCCTCCGACCAACGTCCTCCAGCATGCAGTTCATAGCGTCTCCACTCAGACCAGCCAGCCACCGTCGGCTGCTGTCGCCTTTTTCATCAG GGCGGCTCAGAAGCTCAGTCTGTCCCACAGGAAGAAGTCCCAGCCTGGGCCCCGCCCCTCACCCGGTGAGGCCCCCAGGGCTCTGCTGTACACAGGGGGCTTCAGTGGGGCCCTGCAGCTCTCCCCACCTGCCGTGCCACCATGTCTGCTCAGAGGGGGGGCAAAGGTCAAGGATACGCCAGGGATGGGCAAG GTCAGAGTGATGGTTCGGATCTGTTCGGTCCACAGCAGCGAATCCTCGGAGTCCATGTCCTTCCTCAAGGTCGAGGTCCGAAAGAAGCAGCTGACCCTGTGTGAGACAGCGGCTGGTGGGCGGTCCTCAGCACCAAAAACCTTCACATTCGATGCCGTCTTCTCCCAGGATGCGTCACAG GCCGAGGTATGTTCAGGGACGGTGGCGGGCATCATCCAGTCGGTGGTTAATGGAGCCGACGGCTGCATCTTCTGTTACGGACACGCTAACCTTG GTAAAACCTACACCATGATTGGTCGAGACTGCTCCACACAGAGTCTGGGCGTGGCTCCGACCGCCATCTCCTGGCTCTTTAAGGTGATCGAGGAGTGGAAGGAGAAGGCTGGCACTCGTTTCTCTGTCAGAGTGTCTGCTGTGGAGATCTCCGGTAGCGAGGAGACGCTCACCGACCTGCTGGCAGAcctgtcctgctcttctggGGGTTCCCAGGAGGCTCCCGGCCCAGCAGTGTCGCTGAGACAAGACCCGCTATGTGGATCACAG ctgcagaaccagacagaGCTTCTGGTGACCAGTGCAGAGCAAGCTGCGTTCTATCTGGACGCTGCCCTGGCAGCTCGGAGGAGCAGTCAGACTCCAAATGACCAGAAGGCTCGGAGGAactctcacttcctgttcacccTGCACCTCTACCAGGAGAGAGCGGACAAGAGTAAAAAGGCCGCAG TGTCGGGTCGGAGCCGTCTTCACCTCCTGGACTTGGGGAGCTGTGATGCAGGTGCAGGCCAGTGTCTGTCCCTATCTGCCCTGGGAAATGTCATCCTCGCCCTGGCCAATGGGGCCAAGCACATTCCATACAG GGACAGTAAGCTCACCATGCTGCTCAGTGAATCCCTGGGCAACATCAACTGTCGAACCACCATGATCGCTCACATCTCTGACTCCCCGGCAAACTACATGGAGACACTGACTACGGTGCAGCTGGCGTCTCGCATTCATcgcatgaagaagaagaagtcaaag tactcctccagctcctccggaGGGGACAGTTCCTGTGAGGAGGGGCCATCCCGTCGACCTCCTCATCTTCGACCCCTCCACCCTCGCACTGTGACCTTAGACCCAGACACACCCCTGCTGCTCGATCCTGACTATTCATCCAGCAGCGAGCACTCCTGCGACACAGTCATCTACATTGGGCCGGGAGGTACAACCATTTCGGATCGAGAAGTAAGCGATAATGAGGGGCCACCTTCCTTCGTCCCCATCATCCCCTCCTTGAACAAAAAGCAAGTCAAGGATGCACCCAAGTCTGATGGGGATCATCTTAAGTGTAACACATTTGCAGAGCTGCAAGAGAGGCTTGACTGTATTGATGGCAGCGAAGGCCCAGCTGCTTTCAGTACAGAGGCGAAGGTAGCAGGAAGAACATCAATTAGGACTCAAACCAGAGCCATGAAACCTGATAGGAACCCCCTCCAAGCGTTTTCAGAACACACATCGATCACATGCAGCAATAAATCTGATGATGTTCAGCACACGAGTGCAGATGCAGACAAAGTTCCAGCCAGCCCTCTTCAGCCACATATGGTCCAGCTCAGTGAGAACTCAGACCCTGTGGTTCAAGAGAAGGTCTACCTCAGGGCAGGTATAGCCAACACCCCCAGTAATGCAACTGTTAGGACTCTCCCACTGGGCATAAATCTACAAGCACTGAAGCACAGTGTGGAAAGGGTCCCTTGTACTGTCAGGTGTCCTGTTGAGCTCAACATTGTCCGGGCATCTCTGCTGGGCCAATGCCTTGACACAGATTTGCTGAGAACAACAGTGACTTTGCACCAGCCTGTTGAGTTGAACGGAGAAGATGAGCTTGTGTTTACTGTTGTAGAGGACCTTCCACATGCTGTTGTCCCAGACAACGGCCACCCCTCCAACCTCCTTAGCTTCAGTGGTTCTAGATCTTTAGAGGCCTTCACCTCGAGCACTCTCCCTGTGAGCATCATCAGCAGTATTAACGATGAGTATGATGCTTACATGTCTCAACAAGAAGCCGTGGGGGACGGGGAAGTGTTACCTCAACAAGGAAACAAGTCATTTGTTGGCTGTTGGCCCAGTGGTGATGCAAATACAAGCAAAGATAGAAACATGGCAGCACAGGATGTACCTACACTGACTCTGCCATCTTTGCAGCATGGAATCAAGAGCTCGCTGAATGACTGCGGTGTCTGTTTTTCAGAGCTGGACAGTGACCCTGCTACTCCAAGTAAAACTTCTTTTACCAAGTGCTCTCCCTACCCTGACTTAGCTAAATCTTCTCAAGGCTCTGTCAAGTCAAGAGCCCAGGTCCCCCACCAGACCCCTCATGCCAATCTTCCTAAGAAAACAAAGCCTACCTCAACTGCAGCTGTTAACACACAGAATGACTTGTTTCAGGGAAGCGGTACCTTTAACTCCAGAGAGAAGGTGTTTCTTTCTGTAGGTAGGCCGCCAAGAAATGGTATAACAAGCACTTCCTCCAGAAGCCCAGGAGGGAATAGTAATAGTGTACCTCGACCACCGAAGGCACAAACATTGTCCTCAGCCCCGAGGGTTGTGGCCGGCTGTGAGAAGTCTGGTGGCAGGCGAGGAGAGACTCTTATAAAGCTGCCACAACTCACCCGAGTTGCAACAACGCTAGGAACAGTTTCTGTCCCCCAGAGTCCAGAATTGAAATGCAGCCAAGAAGGACCAGGAGGTACTCTGAAATTCTCATCTTTAGGAAAAAAGTCAAATGCTCAGATGACCCATTTGATCTCCAAATCTGCATGTGGAAGTATCTCTCCTCCTACTTCTGTTGCACAGTCAAGCCAAGAACAAAGTGCCTTAAAAGCAAGCAACAATGTTGAAAAGTCCTTGTCTTCTAAAACATCAATCTTCGAGGAAGAATTTAACATCAGGCATCGAGCAGATTCAATCAGGCACAGAACTTCTAGTTTAAGGAATGAACAGGTCTCTGCCAGGACATCTCCCAGCCTCGAGACACAAGGAGCAAAAGCAAATTTCCCAAAGACCTTTGGGAGTCTGATGTCTCTGGAGAGATGTGACAGTCAAAGTGGAAACCAGTCTGAACTCTTCGGAGAGAACAGTGGTGCTGCCTCAGGAGGTAATGGCAAATGCTACAGATCCGTGCCAAAACTTGGGATTCCTACTTCCACCTCCACGTTTGCTTCTTCCTCTATTGTTCCACAGGCAAACAAACTGGGGCAGGTTCGAGGCACCAGTGGTTCACAAGCTACTATTTGTGGTAGATTAAAAAGTCGGACATTGTCTTCCAGCAACCCGAAGAGCTTCAGTTCTTCACACAAAACACTTGATTATGCTACTAAACACAATACCAGCTTACCGCTAACTGGTAAGGCTCAAGCTCAAACTGGGCTCAGAGGCACCATCATGGGTACAAAGCAGGCCATCAGCAGGGCAGCTAACAGCAGGGTAAGTGAACTAGTGGCTGGCAGTCCAATAAAGCAACTGGGCAGGGGACCTGGACTGATTGCAAGCGATGGCACTGACAGCTGGACCAGTAACTTCAGTgggtcacaaacaaacacgcctcTGCCGTCACCATACAGCAAGATCACAGCACCTCGAAGGCCTCAGCGCTACAGCAGTGGACACGGCAGCGACAACAGCAGCGTCCTGAGTGGGGAGCTGCCTCCCGCCATGGGCCGCACAGCCCTGTTTTACCACAGCGGTGGAAGCAGCGGCTACGAGAGCATGATCCGCGACAGTGAGACCACTGGCAGCACCTCATCAGCGCACGACTCCATGAGTGAGAGCAGAGCGTCATCATCCAAGAGCAGAGCTTCTAAATCCTCCAGGAAGAGAGGAAACG GGTTCCAGCGCCGGCGACTGATCCCAGCTCCCCTCCCTGACACCTCCTCTCTGGGCAGAAGTAAAGAGGGTCAGTGGTTGGACCTGAAGGAGCCCTTCGAGATAAAGGTGTATGAGATAGATGATGTGGAGcgtctgcagcagaggcaggaggcagCACTGGGTTCTGAG CAGTTTCATGATGTTGAGAAG GGACTCCTCTACTTTAACACCCGGTTGCGGATGCTGGAGAGGCGGCAGCAGCGCATCACAGAGCTGAAGCGCAAACACgagaggctgcaggtggagctggaggaggccaagcACCAGCTGATGCTCCACCCGAGCcagtggagcagagagt TCGATGTAGACCAGGACCTGGACCGGGAGTCCCAGGAATACCTAGAGGCTCTGGCTCAGACCACAGCAGACCTGGAGTCCTGCGTCAACCTCTGCAAGTCACGCGTCATGATGGAGACCTGCTTCGACATTGTGGTAACAAGGGCCACCGTGATGCAGGACAGGGAGGTCTGA